A section of the Streptomyces sp. NBC_01255 genome encodes:
- the ku gene encoding non-homologous end joining protein Ku has protein sequence MPGRPIWSGAISFGLVTVPCKLEAATESHSISFRQIHLEDGGRVRNKKVCAVDGEELTEAEIGKGYEVSKDQIIPITDQDLADMPLPTAKAIEIAAFVPWDTIDPRHIGEASYYLTADGPVAAKPYTLLRQALGRNEKVAVAKFALRGRERLGLLRPYGDALLLHSMRWDDEVRSPDELRPDETPLTEEEIEGALALLETMSVEHLDDLDESALTDHYHVALGEVIEAKAEHREPHVVEGEEAAPAGKVMDLMAALEESVAKAKEARGETGEHATVHEMPKTKKKAAATKSPAKKAAAKKTTAKKTASPRRRKSA, from the coding sequence ATGCCCGGTCGTCCGATCTGGAGCGGAGCCATCTCGTTCGGGCTGGTCACGGTGCCCTGCAAGCTCGAGGCGGCCACCGAGAGCCACAGCATCAGCTTTCGCCAGATACACCTCGAGGATGGCGGCCGCGTCCGCAACAAGAAGGTGTGTGCTGTCGACGGTGAGGAGCTGACGGAGGCCGAGATCGGCAAGGGGTACGAGGTCTCCAAGGACCAGATCATCCCGATCACCGACCAGGACCTGGCCGACATGCCTCTGCCGACCGCGAAGGCGATCGAGATCGCCGCGTTCGTGCCCTGGGACACCATCGACCCCCGTCACATCGGCGAGGCCAGCTACTACCTGACCGCTGACGGCCCCGTCGCGGCCAAGCCGTACACGCTCCTGCGGCAGGCGCTCGGCAGGAACGAGAAAGTCGCGGTGGCCAAGTTCGCCCTCCGTGGCCGCGAACGTCTCGGACTGCTCCGCCCGTACGGCGACGCGCTGCTGCTCCACTCGATGCGCTGGGACGACGAAGTACGGTCCCCGGACGAGCTCCGCCCGGACGAGACGCCGCTGACCGAGGAGGAGATCGAGGGCGCGCTCGCGCTCCTGGAGACGATGTCCGTCGAGCACCTCGACGACCTGGACGAGTCTGCGCTGACCGATCACTACCACGTGGCGCTGGGCGAGGTCATCGAGGCGAAGGCCGAGCACCGCGAACCCCACGTCGTGGAGGGCGAGGAAGCTGCGCCAGCCGGGAAGGTCATGGACCTGATGGCCGCACTCGAGGAGTCCGTGGCCAAGGCCAAGGAAGCCCGCGGCGAGACCGGCGAGCACGCCACCGTCCACGAGATGCCGAAGACGAAGAAGAAGGCCGCGGCCACGAAGTCGCCGGCGAAGAAGGCGGCCGCCAAGAAGACCACGGCGAAGAAGACGGCATCGCCCCGCCGCCGGAAATCCGCCTGA
- a CDS encoding DUF6233 domain-containing protein, whose product MSELPPDLPRLRTLEHWLVLSLDRVRARIAEVEKREAAMRPVRALPEGPGWVLSYLREGGRPVADSIHIGDCRMAGSHRKPLSRDEARHALTSGGIRACEICRPDSDLGILE is encoded by the coding sequence ATGTCCGAGCTGCCGCCGGACCTACCGCGTCTTCGGACCCTCGAGCACTGGCTCGTGCTGTCCCTGGACCGCGTCCGGGCGCGGATCGCCGAGGTCGAGAAGCGCGAGGCCGCGATGCGTCCGGTCCGGGCCCTGCCCGAGGGCCCGGGCTGGGTGCTCTCGTACCTGCGCGAAGGCGGCCGGCCGGTGGCGGACAGCATCCACATCGGGGACTGCCGCATGGCCGGCAGCCACAGGAAACCGCTGAGCCGTGATGAAGCCCGCCACGCCCTCACGAGCGGCGGGATACGGGCCTGCGAGATCTGCCGGCCCGACTCCGACCTCGGCATCCTCGAGTAA
- a CDS encoding DNA polymerase Y family protein, protein MTGPTSTSHTVWHVRCRPDTSPHGHRHVLDLLTGFTPLVQPLPPTAALAQVKGSLKLFGVDAGALAQQFRVRALLQVGVDTHIGVADTWATAATASARVGRSGVLHLPDHRAVEAFLGPLPIQALHGIGPAQAQQLHAYGLHSIAALASMDETVACRILGGKAGRTLRDRARGIDPRAVAVERMPESTSTSFSFDRDMYDPVIVRAALLDLTVTLAGRIRGRGQIARGLTLAVRMAGGATAQRTRRLPQPSAHTEDLRTTVLRLLDAMAFQRARIRRLTLIAEDLRPADEGPGTQLSLDHAREMRLRLEPVIDRINQRYGRRLTGPAGAYRQAS, encoded by the coding sequence ATGACCGGGCCGACGTCGACGTCGCACACCGTGTGGCACGTCCGGTGCCGGCCGGACACCTCCCCGCATGGCCACCGGCACGTCCTGGACCTCCTCACAGGGTTCACCCCACTCGTCCAACCCCTCCCGCCTACGGCAGCGCTCGCGCAGGTCAAGGGCTCGCTCAAGCTGTTCGGCGTGGACGCGGGAGCGCTGGCCCAACAGTTCCGGGTCAGAGCCCTGCTCCAGGTCGGCGTCGACACCCACATCGGTGTCGCCGACACCTGGGCGACCGCCGCGACCGCCTCCGCGCGCGTCGGCCGCTCCGGAGTGCTGCACCTGCCCGACCACCGCGCCGTCGAGGCGTTCCTCGGCCCGCTCCCGATCCAGGCCCTGCACGGCATCGGCCCCGCCCAGGCCCAGCAGCTCCATGCCTACGGGCTGCACTCGATCGCCGCGCTCGCCTCGATGGACGAGACCGTGGCATGCCGGATCCTCGGCGGCAAAGCGGGCCGGACCCTGCGCGACCGCGCCCGCGGGATCGACCCCCGCGCCGTCGCCGTCGAGCGCATGCCCGAGTCGACCAGCACGTCGTTCTCCTTCGACCGGGACATGTACGACCCGGTCATCGTCCGCGCCGCCCTCCTGGACCTGACGGTCACCCTCGCCGGCCGGATCCGCGGCCGCGGCCAGATCGCCCGCGGCCTCACCCTCGCCGTACGGATGGCCGGCGGCGCCACCGCCCAGCGCACCCGACGCCTGCCCCAGCCCTCCGCCCACACCGAAGACCTCCGCACCACCGTGCTCCGCCTGTTGGACGCGATGGCCTTCCAACGTGCCCGGATCCGCCGCCTCACCCTCATCGCCGAAGACCTCCGCCCGGCCGACGAAGGCCCCGGCACCCAGCTCTCCCTCGACCACGCCCGCGAGATGCGCCTACGGCTGGAGCCGGTCATCGACCGCATCAACCAGCGGTACGGACGGCGCCTCACCGGGCCCGCCGGCGCCTACCGCCAGGCCAGCTGA
- a CDS encoding cold-shock protein encodes MATGTVKWFNAEKGFGFIAQDGGGPDVFAHYSAINSTGFRELQEGRAVTFDVTQGQKGPQAENINLA; translated from the coding sequence ATGGCTACGGGAACTGTGAAGTGGTTCAACGCGGAGAAGGGCTTCGGCTTCATCGCCCAGGACGGCGGCGGCCCGGACGTCTTCGCTCACTACTCGGCGATCAACTCGACGGGCTTCCGTGAGCTCCAGGAGGGCCGGGCCGTGACGTTCGACGTCACCCAGGGCCAGAAGGGCCCCCAGGCGGAGAACATCAACCTCGCCTGA
- a CDS encoding DUF6292 family protein — translation MIRAGRRRYAQNSDELAAAMGISVGTFRNKQPYTAEDFPPLISSEGARSKLWDRAQTAAYLGGRPVPALPKDDDDQDLLDRNEAATLLKVTPKTWDTYKADIQIASHLTKVKGVEHCPRGIVQAFKESRTSGSGAGPKGRPKGSRDVVPRDAISARVSELLDDDPGVTLATVQERVGLSYAAAARALPRLRGERIADLLQTEPDLTLEDAAARLGCPTAVQRTALASAATELRARQIQPYLQRVVNALVSADQAEQQDVRVQRLEDDVLAAVILLSSPRTPALVWDERYGWRTAISRRHPVGKESGTPPEGDGIRYLSENQQPEPAELLGALTDGRRGSRQPKTIHPPVPSRT, via the coding sequence ATGATCCGCGCCGGACGCCGAAGGTACGCCCAGAACAGCGACGAGCTCGCCGCAGCCATGGGCATCAGCGTCGGCACCTTCCGTAACAAGCAGCCCTACACTGCCGAGGACTTCCCGCCCCTGATCAGCTCAGAGGGCGCGCGCTCGAAGCTTTGGGACAGAGCGCAGACCGCGGCCTACCTGGGCGGCCGCCCCGTCCCCGCCCTTCCGAAGGACGACGACGACCAGGACCTCCTCGACCGCAACGAAGCCGCTACCCTGCTGAAAGTCACCCCCAAGACCTGGGACACCTACAAAGCAGACATCCAGATCGCCTCTCATCTGACCAAGGTCAAGGGCGTGGAGCACTGCCCTCGCGGCATCGTGCAGGCCTTCAAGGAGTCGAGGACCAGCGGCAGCGGAGCGGGCCCCAAGGGACGCCCCAAGGGCAGTAGGGACGTGGTCCCGCGGGACGCGATTTCAGCCCGGGTCAGCGAGCTTCTTGACGACGACCCAGGGGTGACGCTTGCAACCGTCCAGGAACGTGTCGGCCTGTCCTACGCCGCGGCCGCGCGCGCACTGCCGAGGTTGCGAGGAGAACGGATCGCCGACTTGCTGCAGACTGAACCGGACCTGACGCTCGAGGACGCCGCTGCCCGTCTCGGTTGCCCGACCGCAGTGCAGCGCACGGCCCTCGCCAGCGCCGCCACCGAGCTGCGGGCCCGCCAGATCCAGCCGTACCTCCAGCGCGTCGTCAACGCCCTCGTAAGCGCCGACCAGGCCGAGCAGCAGGACGTTCGGGTCCAGCGTCTGGAAGACGACGTGCTTGCCGCGGTCATCCTGCTGAGCAGCCCCCGGACCCCAGCTCTCGTGTGGGACGAGCGCTACGGCTGGCGAACCGCCATCAGCCGGCGCCACCCGGTCGGCAAGGAATCCGGCACCCCGCCCGAGGGCGATGGCATCCGATACCTGAGCGAGAACCAGCAGCCCGAGCCGGCCGAGCTGCTCGGAGCGCTCACCGACGGCCGGCGCGGGTCCCGGCAGCCCAAGACCATTCACCCGCCGGTGCCGTCGAGGACCTGA
- a CDS encoding prepilin peptidase: MTQLMLLAAFYGIAAGILIPRVAYRLAVEPETPWRAICPQGHPIRTWAGPARCATCTAPYGPSVFPITLTTALGCALLAYVTGPRPELMVWLLAAPVLVLLGVIDLTAHRLPDVLTLPLAVSALAGLGVAALLPGAGGSFTGALGGMLALAGGYFVLFLFSPRSLGFGDVKLALALGAVLGWYGWTSLVAGAMAAQVLAGVYALALLMFRKASRTSSIPFGPFLAGGTLLGVLLGAAGA, translated from the coding sequence GTGACCCAGCTGATGCTCCTCGCCGCCTTCTACGGCATCGCAGCCGGCATCCTCATCCCGCGTGTCGCCTACCGCCTCGCTGTCGAGCCCGAGACACCCTGGCGCGCGATTTGCCCGCAGGGTCACCCGATTCGTACCTGGGCCGGCCCTGCCCGCTGCGCCACTTGCACCGCCCCCTACGGGCCATCCGTTTTTCCGATCACGCTGACCACCGCGCTGGGTTGCGCGCTCCTTGCTTACGTCACCGGACCGCGCCCCGAGCTGATGGTCTGGCTGCTTGCCGCGCCGGTTCTTGTCCTGCTGGGTGTGATCGATCTGACGGCGCATCGCCTGCCCGACGTCCTCACTCTGCCGCTCGCTGTCTCTGCTCTGGCCGGGCTCGGTGTCGCAGCTCTCCTCCCCGGGGCGGGCGGATCTTTCACCGGGGCGCTTGGGGGCATGCTCGCGTTGGCGGGCGGATACTTCGTGCTCTTTCTGTTCAGCCCGCGCAGTCTCGGATTCGGTGATGTGAAGCTGGCCCTGGCTTTGGGCGCCGTGCTCGGCTGGTACGGCTGGACGTCCCTCGTGGCGGGGGCGATGGCCGCGCAGGTTCTGGCCGGCGTCTACGCACTCGCACTGCTCATGTTCCGCAAGGCGTCCCGCACGTCGTCCATCCCCTTCGGGCCGTTCCTCGCGGGCGGGACGCTGCTCGGCGTGCTCCTGGGCGCCGCTGGCGCTTGA
- a CDS encoding conjugal transfer protein codes for MVLPGEAGGWALGSLGAAANAVTVLRRSAWVLLLTGPALGAWALLAQPDVVVGTTVPERGAAAVVDSSAGPSGFAELFVSAYLEAGEGTEGSLTAFLPGAESVVLSADPGSQVVEQAAAVRVRAVSDGYWAVTVAARVRPVEAASTESAATQERSGTGAAVLRYFRVPVRSGLSGALAAVSLPAEVGAPALGKAPALVYGRGGEPSEADAGVRTLGGFFGSYLAGDGELDRYMSPGSTLTSVGPAPYTSVSLVRIAEYGTNAPGAAFPEGAEIADGTRRRLLVDVAGVDRAGVERPLTYAIALKARDGRWEVEAVEAAPLVVSGGSGVAKEGDS; via the coding sequence GTGGTCCTGCCCGGGGAGGCCGGCGGGTGGGCGCTGGGTTCTCTGGGTGCTGCGGCGAACGCGGTGACGGTCTTGCGGCGCTCGGCGTGGGTTCTGCTGCTGACCGGGCCGGCGCTGGGGGCGTGGGCGCTGCTCGCGCAGCCGGACGTCGTGGTGGGTACGACGGTGCCAGAGCGGGGCGCTGCCGCTGTGGTGGATTCCTCGGCAGGTCCGAGCGGTTTCGCGGAGTTGTTCGTGAGCGCGTACCTGGAAGCCGGGGAGGGGACGGAGGGGTCGCTCACGGCGTTCTTGCCGGGTGCGGAGTCGGTGGTGCTGTCTGCCGATCCCGGAAGCCAGGTGGTGGAGCAGGCCGCGGCGGTGCGGGTGCGTGCCGTCTCGGACGGCTACTGGGCGGTGACGGTCGCCGCTCGGGTCCGCCCGGTCGAGGCCGCGTCCACGGAGTCTGCGGCGACACAGGAGCGGAGCGGCACGGGAGCGGCGGTGCTGCGGTACTTCCGGGTGCCGGTGCGGTCCGGGCTCTCAGGGGCGCTCGCGGCGGTTTCTCTGCCCGCGGAGGTAGGTGCGCCGGCGCTGGGGAAGGCGCCCGCGCTCGTGTACGGGCGGGGCGGTGAGCCCAGTGAGGCGGATGCCGGGGTGCGGACGCTCGGGGGGTTCTTCGGGTCGTATCTGGCGGGCGATGGGGAGCTGGACCGGTACATGTCCCCGGGCAGCACGCTGACATCGGTCGGTCCCGCGCCGTACACGTCGGTGAGTTTGGTGCGGATCGCGGAGTACGGGACGAACGCGCCGGGGGCGGCTTTCCCCGAGGGTGCGGAGATTGCGGACGGAACTCGTCGGCGGCTGTTGGTGGACGTCGCGGGGGTTGATCGCGCGGGGGTCGAGCGGCCTCTGACGTATGCGATCGCGCTGAAGGCGCGGGATGGGCGGTGGGAGGTGGAGGCCGTCGAGGCGGCCCCTCTCGTCGTGTCGGGTGGTTCTGGTGTGGCTAAGGAAGGAGACAGCTGA
- a CDS encoding ATP-binding protein: MPIRHVAGNVMWTTQGTVWAVFRVQGADTAHASRRARQQRLGYLEALVKQLRGESMLLSLCPAVDPASVVAKMCEDIDLGASPRYRESVEVLRGQLEQLELTGRSDWLALPLPMQRAESAREVFAAARAGVALSLGLLPRPVSADEEELRLEQAARLASMWPGGIAVRPASTAEVLWIYGHSARRGLAEPALPGGAQGEQRMRGRGRGAGALGQVVLAEGGRLGAGQDQDGDVAGGRGTKGRGNPFARRWLEVTTEWGSSYQAMLALAEMPEAFVFPGSEYLGQLDEFSFPVDWVVRLKVAGGAEAEAKSRRQARELANQYQEYDGETAGVPASVDKAAAGLDEFRERLTSSKTEVEVRAMTALCVWGGTPEEAERRAGELASHFAGGEYTFVRPRGEQENLWYGMLPGARTPSVMAQYSQYLLARDFAMASPFTGSALGDETGPLYGLQLANGGVRPVLCDWSRGPRENVSAAAAWVGELGSGKSVAMKSAMFSVLSAGRRWQGVSRGRAVVVDRTEQQEWVRFAEACPGETEIITIDDQARISLDPLRIFTSAAEAQRFAESFLTLLLGLSPMSEEGIALSEAIEAVLREPHPSMRVLVEELTNRGAGGDTFAALAARRLAAARRKDLARAVFDESLPVVRNSTADSVVFAVASLALPTKSELEDGRLEKLQFEKTFGRAVMYLIAALCRKIVYARPDEFAVVVWDECWWLTSSPEGLDLAIELVKDGRKHNAGAWFGGHDEDDIGPASSEKGQILRGLIPRKCLFRHTNRNLARRGLAFLGCNPDDEDLLTLVTNGLSPNRPDMTDGERAARAGECLHRDLTGRIGAMQVTIPADQEAAENIHSQPVRQAV, from the coding sequence ATGCCGATCCGGCATGTGGCCGGGAACGTCATGTGGACGACGCAGGGGACGGTCTGGGCGGTCTTCCGGGTGCAGGGCGCTGATACGGCTCACGCCTCGCGGCGTGCCAGGCAGCAGCGGCTGGGGTATCTGGAGGCGCTGGTCAAGCAGTTGCGGGGGGAGTCGATGCTGCTGAGCCTATGTCCGGCGGTGGACCCGGCTTCGGTGGTGGCCAAGATGTGCGAGGACATCGACCTGGGTGCGTCGCCGCGCTATCGGGAGAGTGTTGAGGTTCTGCGCGGTCAGCTGGAGCAGTTGGAGCTGACGGGACGGTCGGACTGGCTGGCCCTTCCGCTGCCGATGCAGCGGGCGGAGTCGGCGCGCGAGGTGTTCGCGGCCGCGCGCGCCGGGGTTGCCCTGTCGCTGGGGCTGCTTCCGCGGCCCGTGTCCGCGGATGAGGAGGAGCTGCGTCTGGAGCAGGCGGCGCGGCTGGCCTCGATGTGGCCGGGCGGGATCGCGGTGCGTCCCGCTTCGACTGCCGAGGTGTTGTGGATCTATGGGCACAGCGCGCGGCGCGGCTTGGCCGAGCCGGCCTTGCCCGGTGGTGCGCAGGGCGAGCAACGGATGCGGGGGCGCGGGCGGGGTGCGGGCGCCCTGGGGCAGGTGGTCCTTGCCGAGGGCGGCCGCCTTGGTGCCGGGCAGGACCAGGACGGCGACGTGGCCGGCGGGCGCGGGACGAAGGGGCGGGGTAACCCGTTCGCGCGGCGGTGGCTGGAGGTGACAACCGAGTGGGGGTCGTCGTACCAGGCGATGCTGGCGCTCGCGGAGATGCCTGAGGCGTTCGTGTTTCCCGGCTCGGAGTACCTCGGGCAGCTCGATGAGTTCTCCTTCCCCGTGGACTGGGTGGTTCGTCTGAAGGTGGCGGGCGGTGCGGAGGCGGAGGCCAAGAGCCGGCGCCAAGCGCGGGAGCTGGCCAACCAGTACCAGGAGTACGACGGGGAGACTGCCGGGGTGCCGGCCAGCGTCGACAAGGCGGCGGCTGGCCTGGACGAGTTCCGCGAACGGCTGACGTCTTCCAAGACGGAGGTCGAGGTCCGGGCGATGACCGCGCTGTGCGTATGGGGCGGGACGCCAGAGGAGGCGGAGCGGCGGGCTGGCGAGCTGGCCAGTCACTTCGCCGGCGGCGAGTACACATTCGTCCGGCCTCGCGGTGAGCAGGAGAACCTCTGGTACGGGATGCTGCCCGGCGCCCGTACGCCGTCGGTGATGGCGCAGTACTCGCAGTACCTCCTCGCCCGGGACTTCGCGATGGCCTCTCCTTTCACCGGCAGCGCGCTGGGGGACGAGACCGGTCCGTTGTACGGGCTGCAACTGGCCAACGGCGGGGTGCGGCCGGTGTTGTGTGACTGGTCGCGCGGTCCGAGGGAGAACGTGTCGGCCGCGGCTGCGTGGGTCGGCGAGCTGGGCAGCGGCAAGTCGGTGGCCATGAAGTCGGCGATGTTCTCGGTGCTCTCGGCCGGGCGGCGCTGGCAGGGGGTGAGCCGGGGCCGGGCCGTGGTGGTGGACCGGACCGAGCAGCAGGAGTGGGTGCGCTTCGCCGAGGCCTGCCCCGGCGAGACGGAGATCATCACAATCGATGATCAGGCGCGGATCTCCCTGGACCCGCTGCGCATCTTCACCAGCGCGGCCGAGGCGCAGCGGTTCGCCGAGTCGTTCCTGACCCTGCTGCTGGGGCTGTCGCCGATGAGCGAGGAGGGCATCGCGCTGTCGGAGGCGATCGAGGCGGTTCTGCGGGAACCGCATCCGTCGATGCGGGTGCTGGTGGAGGAGCTGACCAACCGGGGTGCGGGCGGGGACACGTTCGCGGCGCTGGCCGCGCGCAGGCTGGCGGCGGCCCGCCGCAAGGATCTCGCCCGCGCCGTGTTCGACGAGTCGTTGCCGGTGGTGCGGAACTCGACCGCGGACAGCGTCGTTTTCGCCGTCGCGTCCCTGGCTCTGCCGACGAAGAGCGAGCTGGAGGATGGGCGTCTGGAGAAGCTGCAGTTCGAGAAGACCTTCGGGCGTGCGGTGATGTATCTGATCGCCGCGCTGTGCCGGAAGATCGTCTACGCGCGGCCGGACGAGTTCGCGGTCGTGGTGTGGGACGAGTGCTGGTGGCTGACGTCCTCGCCCGAGGGCCTGGACCTGGCGATCGAGCTGGTCAAGGACGGCCGCAAGCACAACGCCGGCGCATGGTTCGGCGGGCACGACGAGGACGACATCGGCCCTGCTTCCAGCGAGAAGGGGCAGATCCTGCGTGGGCTGATCCCGCGCAAGTGCCTCTTTCGGCACACCAATCGGAACCTCGCCCGGCGAGGCCTCGCGTTCCTGGGGTGCAACCCCGACGACGAAGACCTCCTCACCCTTGTCACCAACGGCCTGTCCCCCAACCGGCCGGACATGACCGACGGGGAGCGGGCCGCACGGGCCGGCGAGTGCCTGCACCGCGATCTGACCGGCCGGATCGGCGCCATGCAGGTCACCATCCCCGCCGACCAGGAGGCCGCCGAGAACATCCACTCCCAGCCCGTCCGGCAGGCGGTCTGA
- a CDS encoding NlpC/P60 family protein: MSPTAKTALTIGSVLLAPLVFVVGLLILFIAAVASGASGHEKESGASVRGPAGAAPSSVSGIGPVVLDAYVKAAHAVTTLRPKCKGMRWSVIAGIGKVESGHASGRTLTANGDVAPKIYGVRLNGSGAGGNTSVHGDTDRGALDGDTLYDRAVGPMQFIPATWQGPSGQDGNGDGVKDPHNIFDAAQATAVYLCGTGSSNLSDDAQLRKSVLRYNQSGAYADEVIGHAHAYDQLDPSGSGPAGTSPGGAAFHDGAAGWPASVRNPRSTAGAIGWARQETTGGGRDWYRACLAFVARTYGWSYSGVQYAVDHYRQMPVSMRHDRDRTPPPGALMYWDTGQRAGHVALYLGGGKIASNDIRRSGYIDVVNATDIETVWGATYLGWAPPYFPQGG, from the coding sequence GTGAGCCCGACGGCGAAGACCGCCCTGACGATCGGCTCGGTTCTCCTCGCCCCGCTGGTCTTCGTTGTCGGGCTGCTGATCCTCTTCATCGCCGCCGTGGCCAGCGGGGCCTCCGGCCACGAGAAGGAATCTGGCGCTTCCGTCCGGGGGCCGGCCGGGGCGGCTCCGTCCAGCGTCTCCGGGATAGGTCCGGTGGTCCTCGACGCCTACGTCAAGGCCGCGCACGCCGTCACCACGCTCCGCCCGAAGTGCAAGGGGATGCGCTGGTCCGTCATCGCCGGCATCGGCAAGGTCGAGTCCGGCCACGCCTCCGGGCGCACCCTCACGGCGAACGGTGACGTGGCTCCCAAAATCTACGGCGTGCGGCTCAACGGGTCAGGGGCCGGCGGAAACACCAGCGTTCATGGCGACACCGACCGCGGAGCCCTGGACGGCGACACCCTCTACGACCGCGCGGTGGGGCCGATGCAGTTCATCCCCGCCACCTGGCAGGGCCCCTCCGGGCAGGACGGCAACGGCGACGGAGTCAAAGACCCGCACAACATCTTCGACGCGGCCCAGGCCACCGCCGTCTACCTCTGCGGCACGGGCAGCAGCAACCTCAGCGACGACGCGCAGCTCCGCAAGTCGGTGCTGCGCTACAACCAGTCCGGGGCGTACGCGGACGAGGTCATCGGACACGCACACGCCTACGACCAGCTCGACCCTTCCGGCTCCGGCCCGGCCGGCACGTCACCGGGTGGTGCGGCGTTCCACGACGGCGCCGCCGGCTGGCCCGCTTCTGTCAGGAACCCCCGCTCCACAGCGGGGGCGATCGGCTGGGCGCGCCAGGAAACCACAGGCGGAGGCCGGGACTGGTACCGGGCCTGTCTCGCGTTCGTCGCCCGTACGTACGGCTGGTCCTACTCCGGCGTCCAGTACGCCGTCGACCACTACCGGCAGATGCCCGTCTCCATGCGCCACGACCGCGACCGCACTCCCCCTCCCGGAGCCCTGATGTACTGGGACACCGGACAACGAGCCGGTCACGTCGCGCTCTATCTCGGTGGCGGGAAGATCGCCTCCAACGACATCCGCCGCAGCGGCTACATCGACGTCGTCAACGCCACCGACATCGAAACCGTCTGGGGCGCCACCTACCTCGGCTGGGCACCGCCGTACTTCCCTCAGGGCGGATGA
- a CDS encoding outer membrane protein assembly factor BamB family protein, which translates to MSGSGSAQGLGAKQAHEPWYRHRPPPWPAPDNPYAPEGYGPPPPRPRRRRWPVAAAALALLLLAGAGVCAIGERSGSDRAGSDSAATKSPAPPTTAPPTPSARPTPTPSRIPTTQEIAQRRKSGEASAWIVDDRTDLPRRQIPTQDLWIVGDTVVQAIYKKVVAHRLSDGAELWSVALPTPVCETPVNPTPDGKVVIVLQNFEAWSGVRCNQLRMIDLRTGKAGWHKQLTETGSGNDDTIIVDSAISGGTVAIVQSMKAAAYRVADGKKLYDIPMENPGKCYPGRVAGGSRLLVVADCAITALEKAYDQIREIDPATGKVRWRYRTEPGRRIGQVLSVAPAVITTAHRETHAEDWRVVALGPDGRARRTIDPRPQGFKHCGDSMDTSANAQACREAVVGAGLVILGGDDRVGAYDLTTGKLVWGVKAGGTAHGYFPLRVGPGRTGLVYRLGTYSEAGRVFSVGPGSMDSVKDVLRLPVSTARAEFGMGVVGENAYVGNRLVIAPANLSGDDTQHEPRMLSFAP; encoded by the coding sequence ATGAGCGGTTCAGGCTCGGCTCAAGGGCTCGGCGCGAAACAGGCCCACGAGCCCTGGTACAGGCACCGCCCGCCGCCTTGGCCTGCGCCGGACAATCCGTACGCGCCCGAGGGCTACGGCCCGCCGCCGCCCCGCCCGCGCCGCCGCCGGTGGCCGGTGGCCGCCGCGGCCCTCGCCCTGCTGCTGCTCGCCGGCGCCGGCGTGTGCGCCATCGGCGAGCGCTCCGGATCGGACCGCGCGGGATCGGACAGCGCCGCAACGAAGAGCCCCGCCCCGCCCACCACAGCGCCGCCGACGCCGAGTGCCCGCCCCACCCCGACGCCCTCCCGCATTCCCACCACCCAGGAGATCGCGCAGCGGCGCAAGTCCGGCGAGGCGAGCGCCTGGATCGTCGACGACCGCACCGACCTGCCCCGCCGGCAAATCCCGACCCAGGACCTGTGGATCGTCGGCGACACAGTCGTCCAGGCCATCTACAAGAAGGTCGTCGCCCACCGGCTCAGTGACGGCGCCGAGTTGTGGAGCGTCGCCCTCCCGACCCCCGTCTGCGAGACCCCGGTCAACCCGACCCCGGACGGCAAGGTCGTCATCGTCCTGCAGAACTTCGAGGCCTGGAGCGGCGTCCGGTGCAACCAGCTCCGGATGATCGACCTGCGCACCGGAAAAGCGGGCTGGCACAAGCAGCTGACCGAGACCGGCTCCGGGAACGACGACACGATCATCGTGGACAGCGCGATCAGCGGCGGCACCGTCGCGATCGTCCAGAGCATGAAGGCCGCCGCGTACCGGGTCGCCGACGGGAAGAAGCTGTACGACATCCCCATGGAGAACCCCGGCAAGTGCTACCCCGGCAGGGTGGCGGGCGGCAGTCGGCTCCTGGTGGTCGCCGACTGCGCGATCACCGCGCTGGAGAAGGCGTACGACCAGATCCGGGAGATCGACCCGGCCACGGGCAAGGTCCGGTGGCGCTACCGGACAGAGCCCGGCCGGAGAATCGGCCAGGTGCTCTCCGTCGCCCCGGCCGTGATCACCACCGCACATCGGGAGACCCACGCCGAGGACTGGCGGGTCGTCGCCCTCGGACCGGACGGCCGGGCCCGCAGGACCATCGACCCCCGGCCGCAAGGCTTCAAGCACTGCGGCGACTCCATGGACACCAGCGCCAACGCCCAGGCATGCCGGGAGGCCGTCGTCGGCGCGGGCCTCGTGATCCTGGGCGGCGACGACCGCGTCGGCGCCTACGACCTCACCACCGGGAAACTGGTCTGGGGCGTGAAGGCAGGGGGAACCGCGCACGGCTACTTCCCCCTGCGCGTCGGACCGGGCAGGACCGGGCTCGTCTACCGCCTCGGCACGTACAGCGAAGCCGGGCGCGTCTTCAGTGTCGGTCCGGGCAGCATGGACTCAGTGAAGGACGTGCTGCGGCTTCCCGTGTCCACCGCGAGGGCCGAGTTCGGGATGGGGGTCGTCGGGGAGAACGCCTACGTGGGCAACCGGCTCGTGATCGCGCCCGCCAACCTGAGCGGCGACGACACCCAGCACGAGCCCCGCATGCTCTCCTTCGCTCCCTGA